A stretch of Macadamia integrifolia cultivar HAES 741 chromosome 7, SCU_Mint_v3, whole genome shotgun sequence DNA encodes these proteins:
- the LOC122083373 gene encoding tetratricopeptide repeat protein SKI3, whose translation MGDKEDEARLKQLQETVDSDPNNPSHHYNLGLFLWEKVDESKEFKEKAVEHFVISAKLNPNNGSAFRFLGHYYSRVSVDSQRASKCYQRAVTLNPDDFEAGEDLCDLLDDEGKESLEIVVCREASEKSPRAFWAFRRLGYLQVHQKKWSEAVQSLQHAIRGYPTCADLWEALGLAYQRLGMLTAAIKSYGRAIELEDSRVFALVESGNILLMLGSFRKGIEQLRQALDISPHNVAALYGLASGLLGLSKECVHSGAFGWGTSLLEEASEIVKTSIPLAGNNACSWKLHGDIQLTYAKCFPWMEEGFSLETDEAFRNSILSWKRKCLSAAIAASRSYQRSLHLAPWQANIYTDIAISLDLICSLEERSKPEPDAWQLPEKMSLGGLLLEGDNNDFWVALGCLSNNNALKQHAFVRGLQLDVSLAVAWAYLGKIYRKEGEKQLAKQAFDRARSIDPSLALPWAGMSVDTHAGGNTLYEAYESCLRAVQTLPLAEFQIGLGKLAALSGHLSSPLVFGAIRQAVQRAPHYPESHNLNGLVCEARSDYQSAVASYRLARFTICTSNSMGQDSLFCDISFNLARSLLLAGNALDAVRECELLKREGLLDSQGLQVYAISLWKLGKNDLALSMARNLAASVSTMESTSGATSISLIFKLLYHISGIESAVTSILKMPRELLQSSKISFIVSAIHALDHSSRLESIVSITRRFVTSHEEITGMHSLIALSKLVKQGSELNMEIQSRANHLKKALHMYPNSSLIRNELGYLLLSSKEWKDTHEVTRCVVVDPPGRPSVEASKSAYKILGAAAIACYACGTTNQKFSFPTCKDRFMHEGHATKQMQKWLHQEPWNDNARFLLLLNVLQKAREERFPQHLCVTLKRLLSAALLDEVYSKKDISYQYQKFQLLLCASEISFQGGDHFGCINHATNASRLALPGEILFFAHLLLCRAYAVQEDLSRLQGEYLKCLQLKTDIQIGWVCLKLLVSRYKLQIDSNTIDLNFEECFRERKSTSNMWMAVFDLVRGQIFIRNQDYHSAQETFAHACSLARADSCVLLCHGAICMELARQGYGSQFLSLAASSLRKAQGSAVIPLPIVSALLAQAEGSLGSKAKWEKNVRLEWFSWPPEMRPAELYFQMYLLAMQLKAGSDSASNIESYQSPKRWVLRAIHLNPSCLRYWKVLSKVERLP comes from the exons ATGGGAGACAAG GAAGACGAAGCTCGCCTGAAACAACTGCAAGAGACTGTAGATTCCGACCCGAACAACCCTTCTCACCATTACAATCTC GGGCTTTTCTTGTGGGAGAAAGTTGATGAGTCGAAGGAATTTAAGGAAAAAGCAGTGGAGCATTTTGTTATCTCCGCCAAGTTAAACCCTAACAATGGCTCTGCGTTTCGCTTCTTAGGGCATTACTACAGCCGTGTGTCAGTCGACTCCCAAAGAGCTTCAAAGTGCTACCAGAGAGCTGTGACTCTCAATCCAGATGATTTTGAAGCTGGG GAGGATCTTTGTGATTTGTTGGATGACGAAGGAAAAGAGAGCCTGGAGATTGTGGTCTGCCGAGAAGCTTCGGAGAAGTCGCCCAGAGCTTTTTGGGCTTTCCGGAGATTAGGTTACCTGCAG GTGCATCAAAAGAAATGGTCTGAAGCAGTACAGAGCCTTCAACATGCGATAAGAGGCTACCCCACGTGTGCAGATTTGTGGGAA GCTTTGGGTCTTGCATATCAGCGACTTGGCATGCTTACAGCTGCTATAAAG TCATATGGGCGAGCCATTGAATTGGAGGACTCAAGAGTCTTTGCATTGGTTGAGAGTGGAAACATTTTATTGATGCTTGGATCCTTTAGAAAA GGAATTGAGCAGTTACGACAGGCTTTAGACATATCACCTCATAATGTTGCTGCACTCTATGGGCTTGCTTCTGGGCTGCTTGGTTTGTCAAAGGAATGTGTACATTCTGGTGCTTTTGGTTGGGGAACTTCGCTGTTGGAG GAAGCGTCTGAGATTGTGAAAACAAGTATACCTTTGGCTGGAAATAATGCCTGTTCTTGGAAATTGCATGGTGATATTCAG CTTACATATGCAAAATGTTTCCCATGGATGGAAGAAGGTTTTAGCTTAGAAACTGATGAGGCTTTTAGAAATTCCATCCTTTCTTGGAAAAGGAAGTGTCTTTCAGCTGCAATAGCTGCGAGTCGTTCCTATCAGCGGTCTTTGCACTTGGCTCCGTGGCAAGCTAACATCTATACTGACATTGCGATCTCTCTTGATCTCATTTGTTCTTTGGAGGAGAGGAGTAAACCTGAACCAGATGCTTG GCAGTTACCTGAGAAGATGTCTCTTGGTGGTTTACTACTTGAAGGAGACAACAATGATTTCTGGGTGGCTCTAGGTTGTTTATCCAACAACAATGCATTAAAACAACATGCTTTTGTCAGGGGATTGCAGTTGGATGTATCTCTTGCTGTTGCATGGGCATACCTTGGAAAG ATTTACAGAAAAGAGGGTGAGAAACAATTGGCGAAGCAGGCATTTGATCGTGCTAGGAGCATAGATCCTTCACTTGCATTACCATGGGCAGGCATGTCAGTGGATACTCATGCTGG GGGTAACACACTATACGAGGCTTATGAAAGCTGTCTACGGGCTGTTCAGACATTGCCT CTCGCAGAGTTCCAGATTGGTCTTGGAAAGCTCGCTGCTCTTTCAGGCCACCTGTCGTCTCCCTTA GTTTTTGGAGCCATCCGACAGGCTGTGCAGCGTGCACCTCACTATCCTGAGTCACATAATCTAAATGGGCTGGTTTGTGAGGCGAGGTCGGATTATCAGTCTGCTGTTGCTTCTTATAGGCTTGCTCGATTCACCATCTGTACTTCTAACAGCATGGGACAAGATTCCCTCTTCTGTGACATTTCTTTTAATCTGGCCAGGTCACTTCTTTTG GCAGGGAATGCTCTTGATGCTGTTCGAGAATGTGAGCTTCTGAAGAGAGAAG GTTTGCTTGATAGCCAGGGCTTGCAGGTGTATGCCATCTCTTTATGGAAACTTGGCAAGAATGACCTGGCCCTTTCTATGGCAAGAAACTTAGCTGCGAGTGTTTCTACGATGGAAAGCACATCTGGTGCTACCTCCATTAGTTTGATCTTTAAATTGCTGTACCACATTTCGGGGATAGAATCTGCAGTAACAAGCATCCTGAAAATGCCGAGGGAACTATTGCAGAGTTCAAAAATCAGTTTTATTGTCTCTGCAATTCATGCTCTAGACCATAGTAGCAGACTCGAGTCAATTGTTTCAATTACACGTCGTTTTGTTACATCACATGAGGAGATTACTGGAATGCACTCTTTAATCGCCTTAAGCAAACTA GTCAAACAAGGATCAGAACTGAACATGGAAATTCAGAGTAGAGCCAATCACCTCAAAAAAGCTCTTCATATGTACCCTAACAGCAGTTTGATAAG GAATGAACTAGGTTATCTTTTGCTATCCAGTAAGGAATGGAAAGATACACATGAAGTTACTAGATGTGTTGTCGTAGACCCTCCTGGTCGCCCGAGTGTGGAGGCATCAAAATCGGCATACAAGATTCTAGGTGCTGCTGCAATTGCATGCTATGCCTGTGGTACGACCAACCAAAAGTTCTCCTTCCCTACGTGTAAAGACCGGTTCATGCATGAAGGACACGCAACCAAACAAATGCAGAA GTGGTTACATCAAGAACCGTGGAACGACAATGCTCGGTTCTTGCTTCTACTTAATGTTCTTCAGAAGGCTCGTGAAGAGAGATTTCCTCAGCATCTTTGTGTTACACTTAAACGGCTACTATCAGCCGCTCTCTTGGATGAAGTATATTCAAAGAAAGATATCTCTTATCAATATCAGAAGTTCCAACTTCTCCTCTGTGCTTCAGAGATCAGTTTCCAAGGTGGAGACCACTTTGGATGCATCAACCACGCTACAAATGCATCAAGGCTCGCTCTTCCTGGTGAAATTCTATTTTTTGCACATCTGCTACTATGCCGTGCCTATGCAGTTCAAGAGGATTTATCGAGACTGCAGGGTGAGTATTTGAAATGCTTGCAGCTCAAGACAGATATTCAAATTGGTTGGGTATGCCTCAAACTTCTAGTATCTAGATACAAACTCCAGATTGATTCGAATACCATAGACTTGAACTTCGAAGAGTGcttcagagagagaaagagtactTCGAATATGTGGATGGCCGTCTTTGATTTAGTAAGAGGTCAAATTTTCATACGGAATCAGGATTATCATTCTGCTCAAGAAACATTTGCACATGCTTGTTCGTTGGCAAGAGCAGATAGTTGTGTCCTTCTATGCCATG GGGCCATTTGTATGGAGCTTGCCAGGCAGGGGTATGGTTCGCAGTTCTTATCTCTGGCAGCAAGTAGTCTCAGAAAAGCTCAAGGGTCCGCTGTCATTCCTCTCCCTATTGTATCTGCATTGCTGGCTCAAGCAGAAGGAAGCCTTGGCTCCAAAGCAAAATGGGAGAAAAACGTCCGTCTTGAATGGTTTTCTTGGCCACCAG AGATGAGGCCTGCAGAATTGTATTTTCAAATGTATTTGCTTGCAATGCAACTGAAAGCTGGTTCTGATTCTGCATCAAATATTGAGTCCTATCAAAGTCCGAAGAGATGGGTTCTCCGAGCAATACATTTGAACCCATCCTGTTTACGATACTGGAAAGTTTTATCGAAGGTGGAGCGACTGCCCTAG
- the LOC122084917 gene encoding uncharacterized protein LOC122084917 yields the protein MTTMAMSGTTAMSAQKSPANGPNPSTTPTLAPIYKKCIAFTTPQNYAERLSHLIQINGAEPIWCPTIVVEPTPRTRASIRNFLLSSPSQGDNGASRLEDFSAIAFTSRTGILAFAESLAELENPPLAPTDGGFTVSALGKDAELLTEEFLAMLCKNPKNRIRVLVPPKATPSSMVESLGAGHGRRILCPVPLVVGINEPPVIPDFLRALSERDWIPVRVSAYETRWAGPNSAEVLLRRKERLDAIVFTSTGEVEGMLKSCRDLGFDDWGTVRERWPGLVVAAHGPVTALGAERLGVAVDVVSSRFDRFEGIVEALALKWGKLTPGS from the coding sequence ATGACGACCATGGCAATGAGTGGCACGACCGCCATGTCCGCACAGAAATCGCCTGCAAATGGACCAAATCCCTCCACAACACCAACCCTAGCCCCAATCTATAAAAAGTGCATCGCCTTCACGACGCCGCAAAACTATGCGGAGAGGCTATCTCACCTCATTCAAATCAATGGTGCGGAACCCATATGGTGTCCGACCATTGTCGTCGAGCCCACTCCACGAACCAGAGCTTCCATTAGAAACTTCCTTCTCTCTTCACCGAGTCAAGGCGACAACGGCGCATCCCGTCTCGAGGATTTCTCCGCGATCGCATTCACGTCCAGGACAGGTATCTTGGCATTCGCAGAATCCTTGGCTGAACTAGAAAATCCCCCATTAGCCCCAACCGACGGAGGTTTTACTGTCTCTGCTCTCGGGAAAGATGCAGAGCTTTTAACGGAAGAATTCCTCGCCATGCTCTGTAAGAACCCGAAGAatagaattagggttttagtacCTCCGAAGGCAACACCGTCATCTATGGTCGAATCTCTTGGGGCAGGACATGGACGGAGGATTTTGTGTCCGGTTCCTCTTGTGGTTGGAATCAACGAACCGCCGGTGATCCCTGATTTTCTTCGAGCTCTATCTGAGAGGGACTGGATTCCGGTAAGGGTATCAGCGTACGAAACGAGATGGGCTGGACCGAATTCCGCTGAGGTTTTGTTGAGAAGGAAAGAGCGTTTGGATGCCATAGTATTTACAAGTACGGGAGAAGTGGAGGGAATGTTGAAGAGTTGcagagatttagggtttgaTGATTGGGGAACGGTAAGAGAGAGATGGCCGGGATTGGTTGTGGCAGCGCACGGGCCGGTTACCGCTTTAGGAGCAGAAAGATTGGGCGTCGCTGTTGATGTCGTGAGTTCGAGGTTTGATCGCTTTGAGGGAATCGTTGAAGCTCTTGCTCTGAAATGGGGAAAACTCACCCCCGGCTCATAG
- the LOC122083376 gene encoding phytochrome-interacting ankyrin-repeat protein 2-like produces MPKEAPSSSRCSLMFSTKMDDRGWTLLHIGARKGDLKLVERLLDEGMDVNVRAWTGSNSGGLTPLHLAAQGGHLQVMEELLERGANIDARTKGACGWTPLHNAAEKRCKAAIKFLIENGAFLPPDIEDYRFNPPLYHCPGLEWAYEEMKRFQQEKGKLQSDLTKKRKLQCDDDDEGSCYYSTNEGYCYYTPSKLSEGSPGFIYTARVLTNGNSPIWTLCLCTIFFILIFMSSTEDEICCYDGSILTSVGHMRSIRQFQ; encoded by the coding sequence ATGCCAAAAGAAGCGCCTTCCTCAAGCAGATGTTCGTTAATGTTTTCCACTAAAATGGACGACAGAGGATGGACTCTGCTACACATCGGAGCTCGAAAAGGTGATCTGAAATTGGTGGAGCGACTCCTCGACGAAGGCATGGATGTCAACGTGCGGGCATGGACGGGAAGTAACTCAGGAGGGTTAACCCCTCTTCACCTTGCTGCACAGGGTGGCCACCTTCAAGTCATGGAAGAGTTACTGGAACGCGGAGCAAACATTGACGCAAGAACCAAAGGGGCTTGTGGCTGGACTCCTCTGCACAATGCCGCTGAGAAGCGATGCAAGGCAGCGATCAAATTCTTGATTGAGAATGGAGCGTTCTTGCCACCGGACATTGAAGACTATAGATTCAATCCACCTCTCTATCATTGCCCTGGTCTCGAATGGGCTTATGAGGAGATGAAACGGTTCCAACAAGAAAAGGGAAAGCTTCAATCtgatcttaccaaaaaaaggaaGCTTCAAtgtgacgatgatgatgagggttCTTGTTACTACAGTACTAATGAAGGCTATTGCTACTATACTCCCTCAAAGTTAAGCGAAGGATCTCCAGGTTTTATATATACAGCAAGAGTTTTAACAAATGGAAACTCTCCCATTTGGACTCTCTGTCTCTGTACTATTTTCTTCATCTTGATTTTCATGTCAAGCACTGAAGATGAAATTTGCTGCTACGATGGCTCGATTCTAACAAGTGTTGGCCATATGAGGTCGATTCGGCAGTTCCAATAA